In Styela clava chromosome 14, kaStyClav1.hap1.2, whole genome shotgun sequence, the following are encoded in one genomic region:
- the LOC144431945 gene encoding uncharacterized protein LOC144431945, producing MLNARTGLRSTTPTSNEITNLLESEETEQPQRRYTEGSDFREKVRFEANVGSNRYLDIQPDIRRSLSEDFQDSLEFYNLTHGTMTSSGGTNSLPAFLSGPPAGSHTALLHQLQSNQRAVDNDYCEQPPPCHFIKTQTRPAETHRSRHSRRHRQQNREPSGRRYHTRSSSHQRSNREEGTHPAFRDHFVTTSADRHTSRHRDIDFDNPPPRPPLSKYHIEHRYAGRALRVSSSLPASLTFNTGDSVLVPMRHNAPPSRRHHREKTRRHRENDSVGPHIQGSQRGYSLTPPPVCRANKPRYDVHNRLIQTVSSPSVVTQSTDSSWRSNSHPPVRPTPKLAQPTSKKNDLSFTQPTHVVLSQPKRKSKKQLMKEELENDEISQQKKGLVVSLNNNIATKDKPKKDKSKDISTKMSSISSKSSDTAILKKEECTPMLPTEDSSHHQSQENVRVPLKPGEPCPQCGNCNKQSKRETRARCRSSAHCWTCNQRCLCNVDTCVETATCVCCVKGLFYHCLSHEDEDSYADEPCSCQSDKRCLRWTLMGMLSLCLPCLCCYPIARGCVKICRTCSGCVKSGCQCRDSYR from the coding sequence ATGCTCAATGCGAGAACTGGATTACGAAGCACAACACCGACTTCTAACGAAATAACAAATCTTTTAGAGAGTGAGGAAACAGAACAACCTCAGAGACGATACACCGAAGGCTCTGATTTTCGCGAAAAAGTTCGATTCGAGGCCAATGTAGGTTCGAATCGATACTTGGATATACAACCTGATATACGCCGTTCGTTATCAGAGGATTTTCAAGACTCTTTAGAGTTTTATAATCTTACACACGGGACTATGACTTCATCCGGAGGGACAAATTCCCTTCCAGCGTTTCTATCCGGTCCCCCTGCCGGTAGCCACACAGCACTTCTGCACCAGCTGCAGTCGAACCAACGCGCGGTGGATAATGACTATTGTGAACAACCACCGCCTTGCCATTTCATAAAAACACAAACCCGACCTGCCGAGACACACAGGTCGCGACACTCTCGTCGACACAGACAGCAAAACCGGGAACCGAGCGGGCGTCGGTATCATACCCGGTCTTCTAGTCATCAACGGAGTAATAGAGAGGAAGGAACCCATCCCGCGTTTCGAGATCATTTTGTAACGACATCTGCGGACAGACATACCTCAAGACACAGAGACATTGATTTTGATAATCCGCCACCCCGACCACCGTTATCAAAATATCACATTGAACATCGGTATGCCGGTCGGGCACTCAGAGTTTCTTCTTCATTGCCAGCTTCTTTAACTTTTAATACGGGAGATAGTGTTTTAGTTCCTATGCGACATAATGCCCCACCGTCACGACGACACCATCGAGAGAAAACGAGGCGTCACCGGGAAAACGATTCCGTTGGACCCCACATTCAAGGGAGCCAGCGTGGTTACAGCCTCACACCGCCTCCCGTCTGCCGTGCCAATAAACCTCGCTATGATGTACACAATAGACTTATTCAAACAGTTTCATCACCAAGCGTGGTAACACAAAGTACGGATTCTTCATGGCGTTCAAACAGCCATCCACCGGTACGACCAACACCAAAACTGGCGCAGCCAACAAGTAAAAAGAACGATTTAAGTTTTACACAACCTACCCACGTCGTTCTTTCCCAACCAAAACGCAAATCAAAGAAGCAGCTTATGAAAGAAGAATTAGAAAACGACGAAATATCTCAACAAAAGAAGGGTCTCGTCGTCAGTTTGAACAACAACATAGCCACCAAAGATAAGCCAAAAAAGGATAAATCAAAAGACATTTCAACTAAAATGAGTTCCATTTCGTCGAAATCCTCAGACACAGCCATTTTAAAAAAGGAAGAATGTACCCCCATGCTTCCCACTGAAGACAGTAGTCACCATCAATCACAAGAAAACGTAAGGGTCCCTTTAAAACCAGGCGAACCTTGCCCCCAGTGTGGAAATTGCAATAAGCAGTCAAAACGTGAAACCCGGGCTCGATGTAGATCATCTGCTCATTGTTGGACTTGTAACCAACGATGTTTGTGTAACGTCGACACCTGCGTTGAGACGGCAACTTGCGTTTGTTGCGTGAAAGGACTATTTTATCATTGTCTATCTCATGAAGATGAAGATTCCTATGCCGACGAGCCCTGTTCCTGCCAAAGCGATAAGAGATGCCTACGTTGGACGCTTATGGGCATGTTATCCTTATGCCTACCGTGCCTCTGCTGTTATCCAATTGCGAGAGGTTGCGTAAAAATATGCCGGACATGTTCTGGTTGTGTAAAATCCGGCTGCCAATGTAGGGATTCATATAGATAG